Proteins co-encoded in one Pseudomonas fluorescens genomic window:
- a CDS encoding xanthine dehydrogenase family protein molybdopterin-binding subunit: MNVRIDPSQHASVLDLHEPINVSRRRFLTGTAVGALVLGFGLPLGVTRVQAAAATATAERGTQVPAFLEIRPDNRVRLLCPFMEGGQGTFTAMAQIVGEELDADPATFLVEAAPPGEAYVVMENGMRITGGSMSVRMSYPVMRRLGALARAMLLQAGAQQLGVPVSELSTEPGKVVHAKSGRSLAYGELAERAMDLPVPDPASVKLRDPSQFRWIGKPVKRLDAYDKSTGKALYSIDLKVDDMLHAAVQHAPRLGMTVSNLRNEDQVKAMKGVHSVHRLPGAVAVVAERWWHAKRAVEAIQVDWQEPTADSQVRPMPADFSSDAWFKRLAEDKSPAKDDEHEGDVASILKETKTRIDATYHNQYLNHGQLEPPSALARFNPDGSLEVWLPNQAPDMFRADIAKRTGLDPSRITLHSPLLGGFFGRHFLYDSASPYPQAITLAKAVGRPVKLIWSREEEFLRDVLRPVAAVNFRAALDSDGWPLAIEAISATEGPTEALAGKQGEKLDPTALEGLSGKSYAIPNKRIAQIYVKGPAMLGYWRSVGNSLNDFFYESFLDELADKGGKDPFDLRLHLLRDNKRLTTLLQAVGELSGGWKRGPFTAEDGSRRARGVAMASPFGTETAVIAEVSIENGQVKVHDIWQAIDPGSIVNPAIVEAQVNGAVALGLSQTLVEEAVWIDGKPRARNYDLYPILPPARMARVHVRVVESGEKMGGIGEPPLPAVAPAVANAVATLTGQRVRSLPLSRHTFT; the protein is encoded by the coding sequence ATGAACGTTCGTATCGACCCTTCACAACACGCTTCAGTACTGGATCTGCATGAACCGATCAATGTGTCGCGCAGACGTTTTCTGACCGGTACCGCCGTCGGCGCATTGGTGCTCGGCTTCGGTCTGCCGCTGGGTGTGACACGCGTACAGGCGGCTGCAGCAACTGCAACTGCCGAGCGTGGCACACAGGTCCCGGCGTTTCTCGAGATCCGCCCGGACAACCGCGTGCGTCTGCTCTGCCCATTCATGGAAGGCGGACAAGGCACGTTCACTGCGATGGCGCAGATCGTCGGTGAAGAACTGGATGCCGACCCGGCGACCTTTCTGGTCGAAGCCGCGCCACCCGGCGAAGCCTATGTGGTGATGGAAAACGGTATGCGCATCACCGGCGGCAGTATGTCGGTGCGCATGAGTTACCCGGTCATGCGCCGCCTCGGTGCCCTTGCCCGCGCCATGCTGTTGCAGGCGGGCGCGCAGCAACTTGGCGTGCCGGTGAGCGAGTTGAGCACCGAGCCTGGCAAAGTCGTGCACGCCAAGTCGGGGCGCTCGTTGGCCTACGGTGAACTGGCCGAGCGTGCGATGGATCTGCCGGTTCCCGATCCGGCCTCTGTGAAGCTGCGTGATCCGAGCCAGTTCCGCTGGATCGGCAAACCGGTGAAGCGTCTCGACGCTTACGACAAGTCCACGGGCAAGGCGCTGTACAGCATCGATCTGAAAGTCGACGACATGCTGCATGCTGCTGTTCAACATGCGCCGCGCCTGGGCATGACCGTGAGCAACCTGCGCAACGAAGACCAGGTCAAGGCAATGAAAGGCGTGCATTCCGTGCACCGGCTGCCGGGCGCAGTGGCGGTGGTCGCCGAGCGCTGGTGGCACGCCAAACGTGCCGTCGAGGCGATTCAGGTCGACTGGCAAGAGCCGACGGCCGACAGCCAAGTGCGGCCGATGCCCGCCGACTTTTCCAGCGATGCGTGGTTCAAGCGCCTCGCTGAAGATAAAAGCCCCGCCAAAGATGATGAACATGAAGGCGATGTGGCTTCGATTCTCAAGGAGACCAAGACCCGGATCGACGCCACTTACCACAACCAATACCTGAACCACGGACAACTGGAGCCGCCTTCAGCACTGGCCCGATTCAATCCGGATGGTTCGCTGGAGGTCTGGCTGCCGAATCAGGCGCCGGATATGTTCCGCGCCGACATCGCCAAGCGCACCGGGCTCGATCCGTCACGCATCACCTTGCATTCGCCGCTGCTGGGCGGGTTCTTCGGTCGGCATTTCCTCTACGACTCGGCCAGTCCCTACCCTCAGGCCATCACGCTGGCCAAAGCGGTTGGGCGCCCGGTCAAACTGATCTGGAGTCGCGAGGAAGAGTTTCTGCGTGACGTGCTCCGTCCCGTTGCGGCGGTGAATTTCCGTGCCGCGCTGGACAGCGACGGCTGGCCGCTGGCAATCGAAGCGATCAGTGCCACCGAAGGTCCGACCGAAGCCCTTGCCGGAAAGCAAGGTGAAAAACTCGACCCGACGGCGCTGGAAGGGTTGTCGGGCAAGTCCTATGCGATACCCAACAAGCGCATCGCGCAGATCTACGTCAAAGGCCCGGCCATGCTCGGTTACTGGCGCTCGGTGGGTAATTCCCTCAACGACTTCTTCTATGAATCGTTCCTCGATGAACTGGCCGACAAGGGCGGCAAAGATCCGTTCGACCTGCGCCTGCATTTGCTGCGTGACAACAAACGGCTGACCACGTTATTGCAAGCAGTGGGTGAATTGTCGGGCGGCTGGAAGCGTGGCCCGTTTACCGCCGAAGACGGCAGCCGACGGGCGAGAGGCGTGGCCATGGCTTCGCCGTTCGGTACGGAGACTGCGGTGATCGCCGAGGTCTCCATCGAAAACGGCCAGGTCAAGGTGCATGACATCTGGCAGGCGATTGACCCCGGCAGCATCGTCAATCCGGCGATTGTCGAGGCTCAGGTGAATGGTGCCGTGGCGTTGGGACTGTCGCAAACCCTGGTGGAAGAAGCCGTGTGGATTGATGGCAAGCCTAGGGCGCGCAACTACGACTTGTATCCGATCCTGCCGCCTGCGCGGATGGCACGGGTTCATGTGCGTGTGGTCGAGAGCGGGGAAAAAATGGGTGGCATCGGTGAACCGCCGTTGCCTGCCGTCGCGCCTGCCGTCGCCAATGCGGTGGCAACGCTGACCGGGCAGCGGGTACGCAGCCTGCCCCTGAGCCGACACACCTTCACCTGA
- a CDS encoding c-type cytochrome has translation MNNSRFARTAGWLAVPCLVAAGLLAWYVTREPVSRLENHQIAVADIDPALVSRGEYVARLSDCVACHSVPDGAPFAGGLEMATPLGAIHATNITPDMDTGIGYYSLADFDRAVRHGVAPDSRRLYPAMPYPSYAKLSDDDVRALYAFFMKGVAPVKQANIPSAIPFPLNLRWPIALWNGVFVDAEPYVAKPSQDEQWNRGAYLVQGAGHCGSCHTPRSLAFNEKALDESGKPYLAGALLDGWYAPSLRDDHNTGLGRWSESEIVQFLKTGRNQHAVVYGSMTEAFNNSTQFMSDDDLTAIAHYLKSLPGDRERDGAPWQYQAVSAAQRLDSPGAHTYVTRCASCHGLDGKGQSQWMPPLAGATSALAKESASAINITLNGAQRVVAAGVPDAYRMPAFREQLSDQQIAEVLTFMRSTWGNQSSAVDAQTVGKLRKHTDPASSSPIILQMR, from the coding sequence ATGAACAACAGCCGATTCGCAAGAACCGCTGGCTGGTTGGCCGTGCCATGTCTGGTCGCGGCAGGCCTGCTGGCCTGGTATGTCACCCGCGAGCCCGTCTCGCGCCTTGAAAACCATCAGATCGCCGTGGCCGATATCGACCCGGCACTGGTCTCGCGTGGCGAATACGTCGCCAGACTCAGCGATTGCGTAGCCTGTCACAGCGTGCCGGATGGCGCGCCGTTCGCCGGTGGGCTGGAAATGGCCACACCGCTGGGCGCGATCCATGCGACCAATATCACCCCGGACATGGACACCGGCATCGGTTACTACAGCCTGGCGGACTTCGACCGTGCCGTGCGCCACGGCGTAGCTCCCGACAGCCGCCGGTTATACCCGGCGATGCCCTACCCGTCCTACGCCAAGCTCAGTGACGATGACGTGCGTGCGTTGTATGCGTTCTTCATGAAAGGCGTGGCGCCGGTCAAACAGGCGAACATCCCGAGTGCGATTCCGTTCCCGTTGAACCTGCGCTGGCCGATTGCACTGTGGAACGGTGTGTTTGTCGATGCCGAGCCCTACGTAGCCAAACCGTCGCAGGATGAACAGTGGAACCGTGGCGCTTACCTCGTTCAGGGCGCCGGACACTGCGGCAGTTGTCATACACCGCGCAGCCTGGCGTTCAACGAAAAAGCACTGGATGAGTCCGGCAAGCCCTACCTTGCCGGCGCCTTGCTCGATGGCTGGTACGCGCCGAGCCTGCGTGATGATCACAACACCGGCCTGGGCCGTTGGAGCGAGTCGGAAATCGTGCAGTTCCTCAAGACCGGGCGCAACCAACATGCGGTGGTCTACGGCTCGATGACCGAGGCGTTCAACAACTCCACGCAGTTCATGAGCGATGACGATCTGACAGCCATTGCCCACTACCTGAAGTCGCTTCCCGGGGATCGCGAACGGGATGGCGCACCCTGGCAGTACCAAGCGGTTTCGGCAGCGCAACGTCTGGACTCGCCCGGTGCTCATACCTACGTGACACGCTGTGCGTCTTGCCACGGTCTGGACGGCAAGGGTCAATCGCAATGGATGCCGCCGCTGGCCGGCGCGACCTCTGCACTGGCCAAGGAAAGCGCCTCGGCGATCAACATCACCCTCAATGGCGCGCAACGTGTGGTGGCGGCCGGCGTGCCGGATGCCTATCGCATGCCGGCCTTCCGTGAGCAGCTGTCGGATCAGCAGATCGCCGAAGTACTGACCTTCATGCGCAGCACCTGGGGTAATCAGAGCAGTGCTGTCGACGCACAGACGGTTGGCAAACTGCGGAAACACACCGACCCGGCCAGCAGCAGCCCGATCATTCTGCAGATGCGTTAG
- the pgsA gene encoding CDP-diacylglycerol--glycerol-3-phosphate 3-phosphatidyltransferase translates to MNIPNLITVLRVLLIPIFILLFYLPYQWSYLASSSVFAFAAATDWLDGYLARRLEQSTPFGAFLDPVADKLMVAVALVLLVQEHGNLWLTLPAAVIIGREIVVSALREWMAELGARAHVAVSNLGKWKTAAQMLALVILLANPKVFSFWVFLGYTLLMVSAGLTLWSMVQYLRAAWPHLKTDVEKK, encoded by the coding sequence ATGAATATCCCTAATCTGATTACCGTTCTCCGTGTCCTGCTCATCCCGATTTTCATTTTGCTGTTCTATCTGCCTTACCAGTGGAGTTATCTGGCCTCAAGTTCGGTATTTGCCTTCGCGGCAGCCACAGACTGGCTGGACGGTTACCTGGCGCGGCGCCTGGAGCAAAGCACCCCGTTTGGCGCGTTCCTGGATCCTGTCGCTGACAAACTGATGGTTGCCGTTGCACTGGTGTTGCTGGTGCAAGAACACGGTAACCTCTGGCTCACACTGCCGGCAGCCGTGATCATCGGTCGCGAGATCGTGGTTTCTGCATTGCGTGAGTGGATGGCCGAACTCGGTGCGCGGGCTCATGTTGCCGTATCGAACCTGGGTAAGTGGAAAACCGCTGCGCAAATGCTTGCGCTGGTGATTCTCCTGGCCAATCCCAAGGTTTTCAGCTTCTGGGTTTTTCTCGGTTATACGTTGCTGATGGTCTCGGCAGGCCTGACCCTGTGGTCGATGGTTCAATACCTTCGGGCTGCCTGGCCGCATCTGAAGACCGATGTTGAAAAGAAATAA
- the uvrC gene encoding excinuclease ABC subunit UvrC: MTETFDSGAFLSTVSGRPGVYRMFDSDARLLYVGKAKNLKKRLASYFRKTGLAPKTAALVGRIAQVETTITANETEALLLEQTLIKEWRPPYNILLRDDKSYPYVFLSDGQFPRLSIHRGAKKAKGKYFGPYPSAGAIRESLSLLQKTFFVRQCEDSYYKNRTRPCLQYQIKRCKAPCVGLVEPEVYAEDVRHSVMFLEGRSHALTNELSGAMEEAAINLEFERAAELRDQIALLRRVQDQQSMEGGTGDIDVIAAFVNPGGACVHLISVRGGRVLGSKNFFPQVGIEEDVAEVMAAFLGQYFISSPERDLPSELIVNVVHDDFPALIDAIHELRGRELTISHRVRGTRARWQQLAVTNAEQALGARLANRQHVAARFEALAEVLNLDEPPQRLECYDISHSSGEATVASCVVFGPEGAIKSDYRRYNIEGVTAGDDYAAMHQALTRRFSKLKDGEGKLPDILLVDGGKGQLSMARDVLNELAVPDLILLGVAKGATRKAGFETLYLNDAAHEFTLRGDSPALHLIQQIRDEAHRFAITGHRARRGKTRRTSTLEGVAGVGPTRRRDLLKHFGGLQELSRASIEEIAKAPGISKKLAESIYANLHSE; this comes from the coding sequence ATGACTGAGACATTTGATTCCGGCGCGTTTCTGTCGACGGTCAGCGGGCGCCCCGGCGTTTACCGCATGTTCGACAGTGATGCGCGTCTGTTGTACGTCGGCAAGGCCAAGAACCTCAAGAAACGTCTGGCCAGTTACTTTCGAAAGACCGGGCTGGCGCCTAAAACAGCTGCTCTGGTGGGGCGAATCGCCCAGGTCGAAACGACGATTACGGCCAACGAAACCGAGGCTCTGCTGCTTGAACAGACACTGATCAAGGAATGGCGACCTCCTTACAACATTCTGCTGCGCGACGATAAGTCCTATCCGTACGTTTTTCTGTCTGACGGGCAGTTCCCGCGACTGAGCATTCACCGCGGCGCCAAGAAGGCCAAGGGCAAGTACTTCGGCCCTTACCCGAGTGCCGGGGCCATTCGTGAAAGCCTGAGTCTTCTGCAAAAGACGTTTTTCGTGCGTCAGTGTGAAGACAGCTATTACAAGAACCGGACCCGTCCGTGCCTGCAGTACCAGATCAAGCGATGCAAGGCTCCTTGTGTCGGACTGGTCGAACCTGAGGTCTATGCCGAAGACGTTCGCCACTCGGTGATGTTCCTTGAGGGGCGCAGCCATGCGTTGACCAACGAGCTGTCCGGTGCGATGGAGGAGGCTGCGATCAATCTTGAGTTTGAACGCGCCGCCGAACTGCGCGACCAGATCGCATTACTGCGTCGGGTCCAGGATCAGCAAAGTATGGAAGGTGGTACTGGCGATATCGATGTAATCGCCGCATTCGTCAACCCGGGCGGTGCCTGTGTGCATTTGATCAGTGTGCGAGGTGGACGGGTTCTGGGGAGCAAGAATTTCTTCCCGCAAGTCGGTATCGAAGAGGACGTCGCCGAAGTCATGGCTGCATTTCTCGGCCAGTATTTCATCAGTAGCCCTGAGCGCGACTTGCCGAGCGAACTGATCGTCAACGTGGTTCATGATGATTTCCCTGCATTGATTGACGCGATCCATGAACTGCGGGGGCGCGAGTTGACCATCAGCCATCGGGTCCGCGGAACCAGGGCGCGCTGGCAGCAACTGGCCGTGACCAACGCCGAACAGGCGCTGGGGGCAAGGCTGGCCAATCGTCAGCATGTCGCGGCGCGTTTCGAGGCGTTGGCTGAAGTGCTGAACCTGGATGAGCCGCCACAGCGCCTGGAGTGTTACGACATCAGCCACTCCAGTGGCGAGGCGACGGTGGCGTCCTGTGTGGTATTCGGTCCGGAAGGCGCTATCAAGTCGGATTACCGCCGCTACAACATTGAAGGTGTGACGGCGGGTGACGATTATGCCGCCATGCATCAGGCGCTGACCCGGCGCTTCAGCAAGTTGAAGGACGGGGAGGGCAAGTTGCCGGACATTCTGTTGGTGGATGGTGGCAAGGGCCAGTTGTCGATGGCCCGGGATGTGCTCAATGAACTGGCAGTGCCGGATCTAATTCTGCTGGGGGTTGCGAAAGGCGCGACGCGCAAGGCGGGGTTCGAGACTTTGTATCTGAATGATGCGGCGCACGAGTTCACCCTGCGCGGCGACTCCCCGGCGTTGCACCTGATTCAGCAGATCCGTGACGAAGCTCACCGATTTGCGATTACCGGACACCGTGCCCGTCGCGGTAAAACCCGGCGTACGTCAACACTGGAAGGCGTGGCGGGGGTAGGCCCGACCCGTCGCAGGGATTTGTTGAAACATTTTGGTGGATTGCAGGAGCTGTCTCGTGCAAGCATCGAAGAGATCGCCAAAGCGCCGGGGATCAGCAAAAAGCTAGCAGAGTCGATTTATGCAAACCTGCATAGTGAGTAG
- the gacA gene encoding response regulator transcription factor GacA, translated as MIRVLVVDDHDLVRTGITRMLADIDGLQVVGQAESGEESLIKARELKPDVVLMDVKMPGIGGLEATRKLLRSHPDIKVVAVTVCEEDPFPTRLLQAGAAGYLTKGAGLPEMVQAIRLVFAGQRYISPQIAQQLAIKSFQPTNDSPFDALSEREIQIALMIVGCQKVQIISDKLCLSPKTVNTYRYRIFEKLSISSDVELTLLAVRHGMVDASA; from the coding sequence TTGATTAGGGTGCTAGTGGTCGATGACCATGATCTCGTTCGTACAGGCATTACACGTATGCTGGCCGATATCGATGGCCTGCAAGTGGTTGGTCAGGCCGAGTCCGGGGAAGAATCCCTTATCAAGGCCCGTGAGTTGAAACCCGATGTGGTGCTGATGGACGTCAAGATGCCTGGCATCGGCGGCCTGGAAGCCACGCGCAAATTGCTGCGCAGCCATCCGGACATCAAGGTGGTTGCGGTCACCGTGTGCGAGGAAGATCCTTTTCCTACGCGCTTGTTGCAGGCCGGGGCTGCGGGTTACCTGACCAAGGGCGCCGGACTGCCGGAAATGGTGCAAGCCATTCGCCTGGTGTTCGCCGGTCAGCGTTACATCAGCCCGCAGATTGCCCAGCAACTGGCGATCAAGTCCTTTCAGCCAACCAATGATTCTCCGTTCGACGCCTTGTCGGAGCGGGAAATCCAGATTGCCCTGATGATTGTCGGCTGTCAGAAGGTACAGATCATTTCCGACAAATTGTGCCTGTCGCCTAAGACCGTCAACACTTACCGTTATCGTATTTTCGAGAAGCTTTCGATCAGTAGCGATGTCGAGCTGACGCTGCTTGCGGTACGCCATGGCATGGTCGATGCCAGCGCCTGA
- a CDS encoding GNAT family N-acetyltransferase: MSEGDEQTGFHLRQSTTDDLSFAREITCRNMLRYYMNYDLLWQDDAFDMAWAGRENWLIVCGTTPAGYFSLSRDARALYIRELQVCEAFQRRGAGSWAIDQVVAMACRERRPAVRLTVFKNNPAQNLYRRKGLVEQGGDDCFLRMQLDLSTRVL, translated from the coding sequence ATGAGTGAAGGGGACGAGCAGACAGGTTTTCATTTGCGGCAGTCAACGACCGATGACCTGTCATTTGCGCGAGAAATCACTTGCCGGAACATGCTCCGCTACTACATGAACTACGATTTGCTATGGCAGGACGATGCATTCGATATGGCCTGGGCCGGTCGCGAAAACTGGTTGATCGTGTGCGGTACTACTCCTGCAGGCTATTTCAGCCTGAGTCGTGATGCGCGAGCCTTGTATATTCGTGAGCTGCAGGTCTGTGAGGCGTTTCAAAGGCGAGGGGCAGGTTCCTGGGCGATCGATCAGGTTGTGGCAATGGCGTGCCGGGAGCGTCGTCCGGCAGTGCGCCTCACGGTGTTCAAGAACAACCCGGCGCAAAACCTGTATCGCAGAAAGGGATTGGTTGAGCAGGGCGGTGACGACTGTTTCCTGCGGATGCAGCTCGATTTAAGTACACGTGTGCTCTGA
- a CDS encoding 3-deoxy-7-phosphoheptulonate synthase, which translates to MNSSVSALPLSTLNPANEALTLRLPSSLQLKQQLPLASALSQQVASHRQAIRAILNGEDPRLLVVVGPCSIHDPQSALEYASKLARLADDVHHEMLLVMRAYVEKPRTTVGWKGLAYDPHLDGSDDMAAGLTLSRELMLEMIRLGLPVATELLQPMAAGYFDDLLSWVAIGARTTESQIHREMASGLGMPVGFKNGTDGGVAIAVDAMRSAAHPHRHFGVDSQGHPAIIATSGNPDTHLVLRGGHQGPNYDSASVARIHTELSRLKIPGRIMVDCSHANSGKDPLRQPDVFNDVLKQRLQGDHSLVGMMIESHLFEGCQPLSESLRYGVSVTDGCLGFSATERLLLNAAERLRKPSRA; encoded by the coding sequence ATGAACTCGTCCGTTTCTGCTCTGCCACTGTCCACCCTGAACCCGGCCAACGAAGCATTGACTCTGCGTCTGCCCAGTTCGCTGCAACTCAAACAGCAATTGCCCTTGGCCAGCGCCTTGAGCCAGCAGGTCGCCAGTCACCGCCAGGCGATCCGCGCCATTCTCAACGGCGAAGACCCTCGCTTGCTGGTCGTCGTCGGCCCTTGCTCGATTCACGACCCGCAATCCGCCCTCGAATACGCAAGCAAGCTCGCCCGACTGGCCGATGACGTCCATCACGAGATGCTGCTGGTGATGCGCGCTTACGTCGAAAAACCCCGTACCACCGTCGGTTGGAAAGGCCTGGCTTACGATCCGCATCTCGATGGCAGTGATGACATGGCCGCCGGCCTGACACTGTCACGCGAGCTGATGCTGGAAATGATCCGCCTCGGCTTGCCTGTTGCCACCGAACTGCTGCAGCCCATGGCTGCCGGTTACTTCGATGACCTGCTCAGCTGGGTGGCCATCGGTGCGCGAACCACCGAGTCACAGATCCATCGCGAGATGGCCAGCGGGCTGGGCATGCCGGTTGGTTTCAAGAATGGCACCGATGGCGGCGTAGCCATCGCGGTCGACGCCATGCGCTCGGCCGCACATCCTCATCGTCATTTCGGAGTGGACAGCCAGGGACATCCCGCAATCATCGCGACCTCAGGCAATCCAGACACGCATCTGGTCTTGCGCGGCGGCCATCAAGGACCGAATTACGACTCCGCCAGTGTTGCCCGAATCCATACGGAACTGAGCCGCTTGAAGATTCCGGGCCGGATCATGGTCGACTGCAGTCATGCCAACAGTGGCAAAGACCCACTGCGACAGCCGGACGTTTTCAATGATGTGCTGAAGCAGCGCCTCCAGGGAGACCACTCACTGGTCGGCATGATGATCGAGTCACATTTGTTCGAAGGGTGCCAACCGCTGAGTGAGTCGTTGCGCTACGGTGTCTCGGTAACGGATGGCTGCCTGGGTTTCTCTGCCACGGAACGTCTGCTGCTCAACGCTGCGGAGCGTCTTCGGAAACCGTCCCGGGCCTGA
- a CDS encoding esterase/lipase family protein, which translates to MRQNTTTLYPILLVHGLFGFERIGPFELFHDVKKALQTIGVQVFVPHLSAIHDNEVRGRQLLCQIDSVLKGTGAAKVNLIGHSQGALAVRYAAALAPHKVASVTSVSGPNHGSELADFLRKALIPGKLPEAVAQNVATVFSDFLCLLSGTTALPQHALAALSALTTEGVGDFNDKYPQGLPQSWGGQGAEQVNDVRYYSWSGVVPTINLHKPDPVQDICRALSQYFMTEPLQNDGFVGRNSSHLGTVIRSDYPFDHLRSLGRTAGEQAGAIDSIQLYVEHALRLQAANL; encoded by the coding sequence ATGCGACAAAATACCACCACTCTTTACCCCATCCTCCTGGTGCACGGTTTGTTCGGATTCGAGCGTATCGGCCCTTTTGAGCTCTTCCACGACGTAAAAAAGGCTCTGCAGACCATTGGCGTACAGGTCTTCGTGCCGCACTTGTCAGCCATTCACGACAATGAAGTACGAGGCAGACAACTGCTTTGCCAGATCGACTCCGTGCTCAAAGGCACAGGTGCGGCCAAAGTCAACCTGATTGGCCATAGCCAGGGTGCACTGGCTGTTCGCTACGCAGCAGCGCTTGCCCCACACAAGGTCGCATCCGTGACGTCGGTCAGCGGGCCGAATCACGGTTCGGAACTGGCGGATTTCCTGCGCAAGGCACTGATACCCGGAAAGCTGCCGGAAGCCGTGGCACAAAATGTGGCCACCGTGTTTTCCGACTTCCTGTGCTTGCTCAGCGGGACCACGGCGCTGCCGCAACATGCATTGGCCGCATTGAGTGCCCTGACGACCGAAGGTGTCGGCGACTTCAATGACAAGTACCCGCAAGGCCTGCCGCAGAGTTGGGGCGGGCAAGGCGCCGAACAGGTCAATGATGTGCGCTACTACTCCTGGAGTGGTGTCGTGCCGACAATAAACCTGCACAAACCCGATCCAGTGCAGGACATCTGCCGGGCCCTGTCGCAGTACTTCATGACCGAACCTTTGCAGAACGACGGTTTCGTCGGTCGCAACAGCTCTCATCTGGGCACCGTGATCCGATCCGACTATCCATTTGATCACTTGCGCAGCCTGGGTCGAACCGCAGGCGAGCAAGCCGGAGCAATCGATTCGATCCAGTTGTATGTCGAGCACGCCTTGCGTCTGCAGGCAGCTAACCTCTGA
- a CDS encoding peptidylprolyl isomerase — protein sequence MAKATARHILVSSEDKCNELKAQIEAGADFAEVAKANSTCPSSRQGGDLGSFGPGQMVKEFDTVVFSAPINVVQGPVKTQFGYHLLEVTSRQD from the coding sequence ATGGCTAAAGCCACTGCCCGCCACATCCTGGTTTCCAGCGAAGACAAGTGCAACGAACTCAAGGCCCAGATCGAGGCCGGTGCAGATTTCGCAGAAGTTGCCAAGGCCAACTCCACTTGCCCATCCAGCCGCCAGGGCGGCGACCTGGGCTCGTTCGGCCCGGGCCAGATGGTCAAGGAGTTCGATACCGTGGTGTTCAGCGCACCGATCAACGTCGTTCAAGGCCCGGTCAAGACTCAATTCGGTTATCACCTGCTGGAAGTTACCAGCCGTCAGGACTGA